The following are encoded in a window of Gimesia chilikensis genomic DNA:
- a CDS encoding glucose-1-phosphate adenylyltransferase, translating to MKNVVSLILGGGKGTRLFPLTQLRSKPAVPLAGKYRLIDIPISNCINSELNRIYLLTQFNSVSLHRHIRQTYKFDSFGGGFVEILAAQQTMEGTDWYQGTADAVRKNIRCIEQSDIDYVLILSGDQLYRMDYSEMLTNHIESKADVSIATVPLSSEQASAFGIMRVDDTGRVKGFLEKPQTEEDLSMVRTPPEWIDQQGIESRGRDCLASMGIYLFNRDLLVDLLKATDYEDFGKEIFPMSIRTHKVHAHLFDGYWEDIGTIRSFYEANLALAHPQPPFDFVVEKAPIYSRPRFLPPTRCEGTQITRSLIADGCEIDEGSVIENSVIGLRCRIGKNVTIRNSVIMGADFYQDQCKELDQDDRPPIGIGDGAFIDGAIVDKNCRVGKGARIELNGHTETDFDQSDVMIRDGIIVVPKGTVLEEGWKL from the coding sequence ATGAAAAATGTTGTCAGCCTCATCCTGGGAGGGGGCAAAGGAACTCGTCTGTTTCCACTTACACAGCTCCGTTCCAAACCCGCTGTTCCCCTGGCCGGCAAGTATCGCTTGATCGATATTCCGATCTCAAACTGTATCAATAGTGAACTGAATCGTATCTATCTGCTCACGCAGTTTAACTCGGTCAGTCTGCACCGTCACATCCGACAGACATATAAATTTGATTCCTTCGGCGGCGGTTTTGTCGAAATTCTGGCAGCCCAGCAGACGATGGAAGGAACCGACTGGTACCAGGGAACAGCAGATGCAGTCCGTAAGAACATCCGCTGTATTGAACAGTCCGACATCGATTACGTGCTGATTCTCTCCGGCGATCAGTTGTATCGCATGGACTATTCGGAAATGTTGACCAATCATATCGAGTCTAAGGCCGACGTTTCGATCGCGACGGTGCCACTCTCCAGCGAACAGGCCTCGGCGTTTGGGATCATGCGGGTTGATGACACAGGCCGCGTGAAAGGCTTCCTGGAAAAACCGCAGACCGAAGAAGACCTGTCCATGGTGCGGACGCCTCCCGAGTGGATCGATCAGCAGGGCATTGAAAGCCGTGGCCGGGACTGCCTGGCCAGCATGGGCATTTATCTGTTCAATCGCGATCTGCTCGTTGATCTGTTGAAGGCGACCGACTACGAAGATTTCGGTAAGGAAATCTTTCCGATGTCCATCCGGACTCACAAAGTGCACGCGCACCTGTTCGATGGTTACTGGGAAGATATCGGAACGATCCGTTCTTTCTACGAAGCAAACCTGGCTCTGGCCCATCCACAGCCCCCCTTTGACTTCGTGGTGGAGAAGGCGCCGATCTACTCGCGTCCCCGCTTCCTGCCTCCGACGCGCTGCGAAGGAACACAGATCACCCGCAGCCTGATCGCCGATGGTTGTGAGATTGATGAAGGCTCTGTGATTGAAAACAGCGTGATTGGCCTGCGGTGCCGGATTGGTAAAAACGTGACCATTCGCAACTCGGTCATCATGGGGGCCGACTTCTACCAGGACCAGTGCAAGGAGCTGGATCAGGACGACCGTCCGCCGATCGGCATTGGCGATGGTGCCTTTATTGACGGCGCGATTGTCGACAAGAATTGCCGCGTTGGTAAAGGCGCCCGCATTGAACTCAACGGTCATACCGAGACCGACTTTGACCAGAGCGATGTGATGATTCGCGACGGCATTATTGTCGTACCGAAGGGCACAGTTTTAGAGGAGGGGTGGAAGCTGTAA